From a region of the Mycolicibacterium sp. MU0050 genome:
- the ligD gene encoding non-homologous end-joining DNA ligase, whose translation MAGAGGKSSSKLTLEVAGHEVTVSHPAKVVFPEAGVTKLDLINYYLAVADGALRGVAGRPMILKRFVKGIDEEAIFQKRAPKNRPDWVDVAELKYRSGTSAEEAVIHDAAGLVWAVNLGCIDFNPHPVRAEDLDHPDELRVDLDPMPGVEWPQILDVAMVVREVLGDHGLTGWPKTSGSRGFHIYARIDPRWPYRQVRLAAETVAREVERRAPDLATSRWWKEERRGVFVDFNQNAKDRTVASAYSVRSRPDARVSTPLHWDEVPGCRPEDFTVATVPDRYAEVGDPWADMDAAAGGLDSLLELAEEVGPAEKAPKAQRDANLIEVARTKTRDEAMAALETWKSRHPEAAALLEPIDVLVDGMRGPSSIWYRIRINLQHVPAAKRPPQEELIADYSPWQGYTGAQGRRPAT comes from the coding sequence ATGGCCGGAGCCGGCGGGAAAAGCAGCAGCAAGCTCACACTGGAGGTCGCCGGTCACGAGGTCACCGTCAGCCACCCCGCCAAGGTCGTCTTCCCCGAGGCGGGCGTCACCAAGCTGGACCTGATCAACTACTACCTCGCGGTTGCCGACGGCGCGCTGCGCGGGGTTGCCGGGCGCCCCATGATCCTCAAGCGGTTCGTCAAGGGCATCGACGAGGAAGCGATCTTCCAGAAGCGGGCCCCGAAGAACCGACCCGACTGGGTCGACGTCGCCGAGCTCAAGTACCGCTCCGGGACCTCGGCCGAGGAGGCGGTCATCCACGACGCCGCCGGGCTGGTCTGGGCGGTCAACCTGGGCTGCATCGACTTCAACCCGCATCCGGTCCGCGCCGAGGACCTCGACCATCCCGACGAGCTGCGCGTCGATCTGGACCCGATGCCCGGCGTCGAGTGGCCGCAGATCCTGGACGTGGCGATGGTGGTCCGCGAGGTGCTCGGCGATCACGGGCTGACCGGCTGGCCCAAGACCTCGGGGTCGCGCGGGTTCCACATCTACGCCCGCATCGACCCGCGCTGGCCGTATCGCCAGGTGCGGTTGGCCGCCGAGACCGTGGCCCGCGAGGTGGAACGACGGGCACCGGACCTGGCGACCAGCCGCTGGTGGAAGGAGGAACGCCGGGGCGTCTTCGTCGACTTCAACCAGAACGCCAAGGACCGCACGGTGGCCTCGGCGTACTCGGTGCGCTCCCGTCCCGATGCCCGGGTGTCGACGCCGTTGCACTGGGACGAGGTGCCCGGCTGCCGGCCCGAGGACTTCACCGTGGCCACCGTCCCCGACCGGTACGCAGAGGTCGGGGACCCGTGGGCCGACATGGACGCCGCCGCCGGCGGCCTGGACAGCCTGCTCGAGCTGGCCGAGGAGGTGGGTCCGGCCGAGAAGGCACCCAAGGCGCAGCGCGACGCGAACCTGATCGAGGTGGCCCGGACCAAGACCCGGGATGAGGCGATGGCGGCCCTGGAGACCTGGAAGTCCCGGCACCCCGAGGCGGCCGCGCTGCTCGAGCCCATCGACGTGCTCGTCGACGGGATGCGGGGGCCGTCGTCCATCTGGTACCGGATCCGGATCAATCTGCAGCACGTTCCCGCCGCCAAGCGGCCCCCGCAGGAGGAGCTGATCGCCGACTATTCGCCCTGGCAGGGCTATACCGGGGCGCAGGGGCGCAGGCCGGCGACCTGA
- a CDS encoding VOC family protein, which translates to MATALSAADLYHVGVVVTDFDAALQRLTAAAGYQWTQTMEHTVPVLTADGPADIPFKLAYSLQAPHVEILQEVPDTPWVSAARNAVHHLGYWTDDVAATGAALEDVGYTWEVRAAGDAPAFAYYLDPLGVRIELVNRAMFGDWTKFLQQMKKA; encoded by the coding sequence ATGGCTACAGCTTTATCCGCCGCCGACCTGTACCACGTCGGCGTCGTGGTCACCGACTTCGATGCCGCGCTGCAGCGGCTGACGGCCGCGGCGGGCTACCAGTGGACGCAGACCATGGAGCACACCGTGCCCGTCCTCACCGCCGACGGGCCGGCCGACATCCCCTTCAAGCTCGCGTACTCCCTGCAGGCCCCGCACGTGGAGATCCTGCAGGAGGTGCCGGATACGCCGTGGGTCAGCGCCGCGCGCAACGCGGTCCATCACCTCGGGTACTGGACCGACGACGTCGCCGCCACCGGAGCCGCGCTGGAAGATGTGGGTTACACGTGGGAAGTTCGCGCCGCCGGAGACGCGCCGGCGTTCGCGTATTACCTGGACCCACTGGGGGTCCGGATCGAATTGGTCAACCGCGCCATGTTCGGCGACTGGACAAAATTCCTGCAGCAGATGAAAAAGGCATAA
- a CDS encoding DUF808 domain-containing protein, with protein MSAGLFGLLDDVAALARLAAASVDDIGAAAGRATAKAAGVVIDDTAVTPQYVHGLAAERELPIIKKIAIGSLRNKLLFILPVALLLSQFAPILLTPILMIGATYLCYEGAHKVWGWFRGGADHAVPTTAVGGDAEKYMVTGAIRTDFILSAEIMVIALNEVADQPFLPRLIILVVVALVITLAVYGVVAGIVKMDDIGLHLAQRASRLSQKVGRALVAGMPKLLTALSVIGTVAMLWVGGHILLLGTDTLGWHTLYGVVHHAEEAVRGAVAGFGAVLAWLVNTAASAVIGLVVGSVVVGIMHVLPIGNKAAH; from the coding sequence ATGAGCGCTGGCCTTTTCGGACTTCTCGACGACGTCGCCGCGCTGGCCCGCCTGGCCGCGGCCTCGGTCGACGACATCGGCGCGGCAGCGGGTAGGGCCACCGCCAAGGCCGCCGGCGTGGTCATCGACGACACCGCGGTGACGCCCCAGTACGTGCACGGGCTGGCCGCCGAGCGCGAGCTGCCGATCATCAAGAAGATCGCGATCGGCTCGCTGCGCAACAAGCTGCTGTTCATCCTGCCGGTGGCGCTGCTGCTCAGCCAGTTCGCGCCGATTCTGCTGACCCCGATCCTTATGATCGGCGCCACCTACCTGTGCTACGAGGGCGCCCACAAGGTCTGGGGGTGGTTCCGCGGCGGCGCCGACCACGCCGTCCCGACCACCGCCGTCGGCGGCGACGCGGAGAAGTACATGGTGACCGGGGCCATCCGCACCGACTTCATCCTGTCCGCGGAGATCATGGTGATCGCGCTCAACGAAGTCGCCGACCAGCCCTTCCTGCCGCGGCTGATCATCCTCGTGGTCGTCGCCCTGGTCATCACGCTCGCGGTGTACGGCGTGGTGGCCGGCATCGTGAAGATGGACGACATCGGCCTGCACCTGGCCCAGCGGGCCTCGCGGTTGTCCCAGAAGGTGGGGCGCGCGCTGGTTGCCGGAATGCCCAAGCTGCTCACCGCGCTGTCGGTGATCGGGACCGTGGCGATGCTCTGGGTCGGCGGGCACATCCTGCTGCTCGGCACCGACACCCTGGGCTGGCACACGCTCTACGGGGTGGTGCACCACGCCGAAGAGGCGGTGCGCGGCGCCGTCGCCGGGTTCGGGGCGGTGCTGGCCTGGCTGGTGAACACCGCGGCGTCGGCGGTCATCGGCCTGGTGGTCGGCTCGGTGGTGGTCGGCATCATGCACGTGCTGCCGATCGGCAACAAGGCCGCGCACTAG
- a CDS encoding acyl-CoA dehydrogenase family protein translates to MKRLVLEPEHEAFRETVRQFIERELEPNAQRWEAERIVDRSAYVTAGKYGLIGFNMPEEFGGGGVDDFRFNAVIDEEIARYGGPGPSLSLQNDVVGPYFSSLSNDEQKRRWLPGITSGELIVAVAMTEPGAGSDLAGIRTSAVRDGDDWIVNGTKTFISSGINCDLVVVVCRTDPEAGHKGFTLLVVEDGMEGFSRGRKLEKMGLHYQDTAELVFENVRVPAANLLGTEGRGFYHLMANLPSERLSIAISAIAGARETFRQTLQYAKDRKAFGQSIGNFQHNRFLLAEMDTELEIGQQYIDRCLQAVVDGELTAVEAAKAKWWCTETAKKVIDGCVQLHGGYGYMTEYRVARDYMDNRIMTIFGGTTEIMKDIIGRNLGL, encoded by the coding sequence ATGAAGCGACTCGTCCTGGAACCCGAGCACGAGGCGTTCCGCGAAACGGTGCGGCAGTTCATCGAGCGGGAACTCGAGCCGAACGCGCAGCGCTGGGAGGCCGAACGGATCGTCGACCGCTCGGCCTACGTCACGGCCGGCAAGTACGGGCTGATCGGGTTCAACATGCCCGAGGAGTTCGGCGGCGGGGGCGTGGACGACTTCCGGTTCAATGCCGTCATCGACGAGGAGATCGCCCGCTACGGCGGGCCCGGGCCGTCGCTGAGTCTGCAGAACGACGTCGTCGGCCCGTACTTCTCGTCGTTGTCCAACGACGAGCAGAAGCGACGCTGGTTGCCCGGCATCACCAGCGGTGAGTTGATTGTCGCCGTCGCGATGACCGAACCCGGCGCCGGTAGCGACCTCGCCGGCATCCGGACGTCAGCCGTGCGCGACGGCGACGACTGGATTGTCAACGGCACCAAGACGTTCATCTCCTCCGGCATCAACTGCGACCTGGTCGTGGTCGTCTGCCGCACCGACCCCGAGGCCGGCCACAAGGGCTTCACGCTGCTGGTCGTCGAGGACGGCATGGAGGGGTTCAGTCGCGGCCGCAAGCTCGAAAAGATGGGGCTGCACTACCAGGACACCGCGGAACTCGTCTTCGAGAACGTGCGGGTGCCGGCGGCGAACCTGCTCGGTACGGAGGGCCGCGGCTTCTATCACCTGATGGCCAACCTGCCCTCGGAGCGACTGTCGATCGCCATCTCCGCCATCGCCGGCGCCCGCGAGACGTTCCGGCAGACGCTGCAGTACGCCAAGGACCGCAAGGCGTTCGGCCAGTCGATCGGCAACTTCCAGCACAACCGTTTCCTGTTGGCCGAGATGGACACCGAACTCGAGATCGGTCAGCAGTACATCGACCGCTGCCTGCAGGCGGTCGTCGATGGCGAACTCACCGCCGTGGAGGCCGCGAAGGCGAAGTGGTGGTGCACGGAGACCGCCAAGAAGGTCATCGACGGCTGCGTGCAGCTCCACGGTGGATACGGCTACATGACGGAGTACCGGGTCGCGCGCGACTACATGGACAACCGCATCATGACGATCTTCGGTGGCACCACCGAGATCATGAAGGACATCATCGGCCGCAATCTGGGTCTGTGA
- a CDS encoding CbbQ/NirQ/NorQ/GpvN family protein: MSNDSYYANGHEVQLFEQAFTRKIPVMLTGPTGCGKTRFVEHMGTLLRRPVITISCHDDLTSSDLVGRFMVTGGDVVWTDGPLTRAVKTGAICYLDEVVEARHDSLAILHSLTDHRRALYLDRADEVVHAPDEFMLVCSYNPAYRSSLKELKPSFRQRFVTLPMGYLPPEREAQAVVSETGVDLAVAQRLIQCAIAIRTADEAFHFEPPSTRVLVTAAQLIAAGASELEAAEACILAPLSTDGAISDGLREVAAASLLAADTPAQP; encoded by the coding sequence ATGAGCAACGACAGCTACTACGCCAACGGCCACGAAGTCCAACTGTTCGAACAGGCCTTCACCCGCAAGATCCCGGTGATGCTCACCGGACCGACGGGGTGCGGCAAGACGCGGTTCGTCGAGCACATGGGCACGCTGCTGCGTCGCCCCGTCATCACCATCAGTTGCCACGACGACCTGACCAGCTCGGATCTGGTGGGGCGCTTCATGGTCACCGGCGGCGACGTCGTCTGGACCGACGGCCCGCTGACCCGGGCCGTCAAGACCGGGGCCATCTGCTACCTCGACGAGGTGGTCGAGGCCAGGCACGACTCGCTGGCCATCCTGCACTCGTTGACCGATCACCGCCGCGCCCTGTACCTGGACCGCGCCGACGAGGTGGTCCACGCGCCGGACGAGTTCATGCTGGTGTGCTCCTACAACCCGGCCTACCGCAGCTCGTTGAAGGAACTCAAGCCGTCGTTCCGGCAGCGCTTCGTCACCTTGCCGATGGGCTACCTGCCACCGGAACGAGAGGCCCAGGCGGTGGTCTCCGAAACCGGGGTGGACCTCGCCGTCGCGCAACGACTTATCCAGTGCGCCATCGCCATCCGCACCGCCGACGAGGCCTTTCATTTCGAGCCGCCGTCGACCCGCGTGCTCGTCACCGCGGCCCAACTGATCGCTGCCGGTGCGAGCGAACTGGAGGCCGCGGAGGCCTGCATCCTCGCGCCGCTGAGCACCGACGGCGCCATCAGCGACGGCCTGCGCGAGGTGGCCGCCGCCAGCCTGCTCGCCGCCGATACCCCGGCTCAACCCTAG
- a CDS encoding nitric oxide reductase activation protein NorD: MALSEQRREGVRLVTGEHRAFGLSSARRFVHVPYPPLGSDWTRRSLTCGIALQCAESKDRVGEYRLNELSGRELRALTVVEAGVALGWIAVRWPGLMPEFARLLPELEPADPDTEARAMVSRAIELARGPDGISPHPLLGALPAVFTAPAGMLDKMRRQFGRMPWTTSEKRMPRPYSVPVGGDGGVRNPNLPPPSRPEDNDMDVTPEHRPGIPYPEWNQWTKSFMPDHVAVLELARDARIGASTTSSADLHKWFEEHTHRAMTNRLEDGSDLDIDQYVRHYVDLRTGEATEPRVFRELLPSSRDVSTALLLDGSSSLGVHGGQVFRLELACADALSRAMKRARERHGIFVFTGNTRHRVEVRCLKDFPDPRFIPPSGLGLSTGGYTRLGAPIRHLTSRLLDQPSERRLLIIIGDGMISDEGYEGRYAWADAAHAVEEANDAGVSVYYVGVGPARVDPLPEVFGPRRSQRIRRVEELPRVLAHVHRELVTA, encoded by the coding sequence ATGGCGCTCAGCGAGCAGCGCCGCGAGGGCGTGCGTCTGGTGACCGGCGAACACCGCGCGTTCGGCCTCAGCTCGGCGCGCCGGTTCGTCCATGTGCCCTACCCGCCGCTGGGTTCCGACTGGACCCGCCGGAGCCTGACGTGCGGCATCGCTCTGCAGTGCGCCGAGTCGAAGGACCGGGTGGGCGAGTACCGACTCAACGAATTGTCCGGCCGCGAGCTGCGCGCCCTGACGGTCGTCGAGGCGGGCGTCGCGCTCGGCTGGATCGCCGTGCGCTGGCCGGGCTTGATGCCCGAATTCGCCCGGCTGCTACCGGAGTTGGAGCCCGCCGACCCGGATACGGAGGCCCGCGCCATGGTGAGCCGGGCCATCGAGCTGGCCCGCGGGCCCGACGGGATCAGCCCACACCCGCTGCTCGGTGCGCTGCCCGCGGTGTTCACCGCCCCCGCCGGGATGCTGGACAAGATGCGCCGACAGTTCGGCCGGATGCCGTGGACCACATCGGAGAAGCGGATGCCGCGGCCGTATTCGGTGCCGGTCGGCGGCGACGGCGGGGTGCGCAACCCGAACCTGCCGCCGCCGAGCCGGCCCGAGGACAACGACATGGACGTCACCCCGGAACACCGGCCCGGCATCCCGTATCCGGAGTGGAACCAGTGGACGAAGAGCTTCATGCCCGACCATGTCGCGGTGCTCGAGCTGGCCCGGGACGCCCGGATCGGCGCGTCGACGACCTCGTCGGCCGATCTGCACAAATGGTTCGAGGAGCACACCCACCGCGCCATGACGAACCGACTCGAGGACGGCTCCGACCTCGACATCGACCAGTACGTGCGCCATTACGTCGACCTGCGGACCGGCGAGGCCACCGAGCCACGGGTCTTCCGTGAGCTGCTGCCGAGCAGCCGCGACGTCAGCACCGCGCTGCTGCTCGACGGCAGCTCGTCGCTCGGGGTGCACGGTGGCCAAGTCTTCCGGTTGGAGCTGGCCTGCGCCGACGCCCTGTCCCGGGCGATGAAGCGGGCCCGCGAGCGGCACGGCATCTTCGTGTTCACCGGCAACACCCGCCACCGCGTGGAAGTCCGTTGCCTCAAAGATTTCCCGGACCCACGATTCATCCCGCCCAGCGGCCTGGGCCTGTCCACCGGCGGGTACACCCGCCTCGGCGCTCCCATCCGGCATCTGACCAGCCGACTGCTCGACCAGCCCTCGGAGCGGCGCCTGCTCATCATCATCGGGGACGGGATGATCTCCGACGAGGGATACGAGGGGCGCTACGCCTGGGCGGACGCCGCGCATGCCGTCGAGGAAGCCAACGACGCCGGCGTCTCCGTCTACTACGTGGGCGTCGGCCCCGCCCGGGTCGACCCGCTGCCGGAGGTCTTCGGACCTCGTCGCTCCCAACGCATTCGGCGGGTCGAGGAACTACCCCGGGTGCTGGCCCACGTCCATCGCGAATTGGTCACCGCATAA
- a CDS encoding TetR/AcrR family transcriptional regulator has protein sequence MTAQVKPTARDVQRLQTRERILGAAIAEFKRSGMADAEVHSIAAAAGVAHGTFYFHFPTKEHVLLELEQREEARVAAQFERFLAGPHELAGALAEVVALVQGIERRFGSPLFRELVALHFSPSRPASENWTDHPVIVQLVREIELSRAQGSVHPEVDPFSNAVFFLLGVYGVLSAGESADTRDGMLEKLVASALRGLEIR, from the coding sequence ATGACGGCACAGGTCAAGCCGACCGCGCGGGACGTCCAGCGTCTGCAGACGCGGGAACGGATCCTCGGTGCGGCGATCGCCGAGTTCAAACGCTCGGGCATGGCTGATGCCGAGGTGCACTCGATCGCGGCGGCCGCGGGCGTGGCGCACGGCACCTTCTACTTCCATTTCCCCACCAAGGAGCACGTCCTGCTGGAACTGGAACAGCGGGAGGAAGCGCGGGTCGCCGCGCAGTTCGAGCGGTTCCTCGCCGGCCCGCACGAACTTGCCGGCGCACTCGCCGAGGTGGTGGCGTTGGTGCAGGGCATCGAACGCCGGTTCGGCAGTCCCCTTTTCAGGGAACTTGTGGCGTTGCACTTCTCGCCGTCCCGGCCGGCGTCGGAGAACTGGACCGACCATCCGGTGATCGTCCAGCTGGTCCGCGAGATCGAACTGTCCCGCGCCCAGGGCTCGGTGCATCCGGAGGTGGACCCGTTCTCCAACGCGGTGTTCTTCCTGCTCGGGGTCTACGGGGTGCTCAGCGCAGGAGAGAGCGCCGACACCCGCGACGGGATGCTCGAAAAGCTGGTCGCCTCCGCGCTGCGCGGACTGGAGATCCGATGA
- a CDS encoding TetR/AcrR family transcriptional regulator: protein MAVANGPSARETKRLQTRERLMGAAVAEFKRAGMAEADVGAIVAAAGVAHGTFFFHFPTKEHVLLELEKREEDRMAKQFGKFLDKGHDLEAALTEAARLVLGLERRLGAVLFKDFLALHFSQTRPPAEGGGDHSLVVLLAEHIDRARERGEVDPEVNSMNSAVFFLLCLYALAITTNDPMRKELLDDLVKRTLRSIAPN from the coding sequence ATGGCGGTGGCGAACGGGCCCTCTGCGCGCGAGACTAAGCGCCTGCAAACCAGGGAGCGGCTGATGGGCGCCGCGGTGGCCGAGTTCAAACGAGCGGGCATGGCCGAGGCCGACGTCGGCGCCATCGTCGCCGCGGCCGGGGTCGCCCACGGCACCTTCTTCTTTCATTTCCCCACCAAGGAACATGTCCTGCTCGAGCTCGAGAAGCGCGAGGAAGACCGGATGGCCAAGCAGTTCGGCAAGTTCCTGGACAAGGGCCATGACCTGGAGGCCGCGCTGACCGAGGCCGCCCGGCTGGTACTGGGCCTGGAGCGCCGACTGGGTGCGGTGCTGTTCAAAGACTTTCTGGCGCTACACTTTTCGCAGACCAGGCCACCTGCGGAGGGGGGCGGCGACCACTCGCTGGTGGTGTTGCTCGCCGAGCACATCGACCGCGCCCGCGAACGCGGTGAGGTCGACCCCGAGGTCAACTCGATGAACAGTGCGGTGTTCTTCCTGCTGTGCCTCTACGCGCTGGCGATCACCACCAACGACCCGATGCGCAAAGAGTTGCTCGACGATCTGGTGAAGCGCACGCTGCGCAGCATCGCCCCAAACTGA
- a CDS encoding TetR family transcriptional regulator, producing the protein MKASGAAVRERDAPSGHDRRILGIVVEILEADGYEGVQLREVARRARTSLATIYKHYANRDELILAALQLWLDENRYAGLAEQTPVAGESLYDGQMRLLRTIFEPWEQHPAMLKAYFRARAAPGGEQLVQRGLDAVIPAFGEVLAEVGEGFVADLEVIVTNVVYGLLGRFAAGEIAITDILPGLERTVYWLTRGYEAQR; encoded by the coding sequence ATGAAGGCATCCGGTGCTGCGGTGCGCGAGCGGGACGCGCCGTCGGGGCACGATCGCCGCATCCTCGGCATCGTCGTCGAAATCCTCGAGGCCGATGGCTATGAGGGGGTCCAACTCCGCGAGGTGGCCCGGCGGGCGCGGACATCGTTGGCGACGATCTACAAGCACTACGCCAACCGCGACGAACTGATCCTGGCGGCGCTGCAGTTGTGGCTCGACGAGAACCGGTACGCGGGGCTGGCCGAGCAGACCCCTGTAGCGGGGGAGTCGTTATACGACGGTCAGATGCGGTTGCTGCGCACCATTTTCGAGCCGTGGGAACAGCACCCCGCCATGCTCAAAGCATACTTCCGCGCGCGTGCGGCGCCCGGTGGCGAACAACTGGTGCAGCGCGGCCTGGACGCGGTCATACCGGCCTTTGGTGAGGTGCTCGCCGAGGTTGGCGAGGGTTTCGTCGCCGACCTCGAGGTCATCGTCACCAACGTGGTTTATGGGCTCCTGGGGAGATTTGCCGCCGGGGAGATCGCGATCACCGACATCCTGCCCGGACTCGAACGCACGGTGTACTGGTTGACCCGCGGATACGAGGCGCAGCGCTGA
- a CDS encoding mycofactocin-coupled SDR family oxidoreductase: MSSLAGKVAFITGVARGQGRSHALRLAADGADIIGVDICADIASNSYPLASRAELDETIELVEAQGGKMLGTVADVRDFAAVQSAMDVGVAHFGRLDIVCANAGIAPTAFREVSIEEELEMWADAVDVNLNGAFHTAKAAIPHLLAGDRGGAIVFTSSTAGLRGFGGMQGGGLGYAAAKHGIVGLMRTLSNALAPYSIRVNTVHPTAVNTMMAVNPAMTAFLEAYPDGGPHLQNPMPVELLEPEDISAAIAYLVSDAAKYVTGVAFPVDAGFCNKL, encoded by the coding sequence ATGAGTTCTTTGGCCGGCAAGGTCGCCTTCATCACCGGCGTGGCCCGCGGACAGGGACGCAGTCACGCGCTGCGGCTCGCGGCCGACGGCGCCGACATCATCGGCGTGGACATCTGCGCCGACATCGCCTCGAACAGTTACCCCCTGGCCAGCCGGGCGGAACTCGACGAGACCATTGAGCTGGTGGAGGCCCAGGGCGGGAAGATGCTCGGCACCGTGGCCGATGTACGCGACTTCGCGGCGGTGCAGTCCGCGATGGATGTGGGCGTCGCACACTTCGGGCGCCTCGACATCGTGTGCGCGAACGCCGGGATCGCGCCGACGGCGTTTCGCGAGGTGAGCATCGAGGAGGAACTCGAGATGTGGGCCGATGCCGTCGACGTCAACCTCAACGGGGCGTTCCACACAGCCAAGGCCGCCATCCCACATCTGCTGGCCGGGGATCGCGGCGGGGCGATCGTCTTCACCAGCTCAACCGCCGGTCTGCGCGGCTTCGGCGGCATGCAGGGCGGGGGCCTGGGCTATGCAGCCGCCAAACACGGCATCGTCGGACTGATGCGCACTCTTTCGAATGCGTTGGCGCCATACAGCATTCGCGTCAACACCGTCCATCCCACCGCGGTCAACACCATGATGGCAGTCAACCCCGCGATGACGGCGTTCCTGGAGGCTTATCCCGACGGCGGTCCGCACCTGCAGAACCCGATGCCGGTCGAACTGCTGGAACCGGAGGACATCAGCGCTGCGATCGCCTATCTGGTCTCCGACGCCGCCAAGTACGTCACCGGGGTTGCCTTCCCCGTTGACGCCGGGTTCTGCAACAAGCTATGA
- a CDS encoding carboxymuconolactone decarboxylase family protein, translating to MVAESAARGSTAFTEVMTTPPPADTSGPLTGLLDFVFADVWQRPVLSRRDRRFITLACVADADADRPLRDHVYAALNSGDLTFTEMQETVLHFAVYGGWPKASRLAMMVDEQWQHIHDERGEPVPPPASLLPLSTPSDPERRLALGEQAFKDINCLEFAPPRDHPFHGAGILNFVFGEMWLRPGLGMRERRLVTVACVAFQDAPFPIMSHVYAALKSRDLSFDEMDELALQFGAYCGWPKAASLGQVVEEQKQRVTAEWAAEQRTP from the coding sequence ATGGTCGCCGAGTCAGCCGCCCGCGGCAGCACCGCCTTCACCGAAGTGATGACCACTCCGCCGCCGGCGGACACCAGCGGGCCCCTCACCGGGTTGCTCGACTTCGTCTTTGCCGACGTCTGGCAGCGTCCCGTGCTGAGTCGGCGCGATCGCCGGTTCATCACCCTCGCGTGTGTCGCCGACGCCGACGCCGACCGCCCGCTGCGAGACCACGTGTATGCCGCGCTGAACAGCGGCGACCTTACCTTCACCGAAATGCAGGAAACGGTATTGCATTTCGCCGTATACGGCGGTTGGCCGAAGGCCTCTCGCCTGGCGATGATGGTCGACGAGCAGTGGCAGCACATTCACGACGAACGGGGAGAACCGGTGCCGCCACCCGCCTCGCTGTTGCCGCTGAGCACACCCAGCGACCCAGAGCGGCGATTGGCGCTCGGGGAGCAGGCGTTCAAGGACATCAACTGCCTGGAGTTCGCCCCGCCGAGGGACCACCCCTTTCACGGGGCGGGCATTTTGAACTTCGTCTTCGGCGAGATGTGGTTGCGGCCCGGGCTGGGCATGCGCGAGCGCCGGCTGGTGACGGTCGCGTGCGTAGCGTTCCAGGACGCACCGTTCCCGATCATGAGCCACGTCTACGCCGCGCTGAAAAGTCGTGACCTGTCGTTCGACGAGATGGACGAGCTGGCACTGCAGTTCGGTGCGTACTGCGGTTGGCCCAAGGCGGCCAGCCTTGGTCAGGTGGTCGAGGAGCAGAAGCAGCGCGTGACGGCGGAGTGGGCCGCCGAACAGCGGACACCGTAG
- a CDS encoding alpha/beta fold hydrolase, which translates to MSTNPRDSDAPPPWFQRALDHRPSELAVEVEGARIHSRTWGEPGQPLLMLVHGGGAHSGWWDHIAPFFAATHHVVAPDLSGHGDSETRPSYGLGSWSREVLAVAAAANPSARPVIVGHSMGGWVTGTAAIREGDKIDGIVVLDSPLRDRAPEAGHLRQVGQHEGHLTREAIMSRFRPVPGQDVILPYVAEHIARESVRRKGLRWRWKFDPAIFQGRWVSEGPGEADTMEHIFAQMPCRIAYLRCEYGSIDIDMAERIREMLQLRGPFIHLPEAGHHPMLDQPLALVAALRTLVEMWSIT; encoded by the coding sequence ATGTCGACAAACCCGCGCGATAGCGACGCTCCACCGCCGTGGTTCCAGCGAGCGCTGGACCACCGGCCGAGCGAACTCGCCGTCGAGGTCGAGGGCGCCCGGATCCACAGTCGAACCTGGGGAGAGCCGGGGCAGCCACTGCTGATGCTGGTTCACGGTGGCGGTGCGCATTCGGGATGGTGGGATCACATCGCTCCGTTCTTCGCCGCCACGCATCACGTCGTGGCCCCTGACCTCAGCGGACACGGAGACAGCGAGACCCGGCCCAGCTATGGCCTGGGGAGCTGGTCCCGCGAAGTGCTGGCGGTGGCGGCCGCCGCGAACCCGTCGGCCCGACCGGTGATCGTGGGTCACAGCATGGGCGGCTGGGTCACCGGCACCGCGGCGATCCGCGAAGGCGACAAGATCGACGGGATCGTCGTGCTCGATTCACCGCTGCGCGACCGCGCACCCGAGGCCGGCCACCTACGCCAAGTCGGCCAACACGAGGGACACCTGACGCGTGAGGCGATCATGTCACGGTTCCGGCCGGTGCCGGGACAAGACGTGATCCTGCCCTACGTCGCCGAACACATCGCACGGGAATCGGTGCGGCGCAAGGGCTTGCGCTGGCGCTGGAAGTTCGACCCGGCCATCTTCCAAGGGCGCTGGGTCTCGGAAGGCCCCGGCGAAGCCGACACCATGGAGCACATCTTTGCGCAGATGCCCTGCCGGATAGCCTATTTGCGTTGCGAATACGGCTCGATCGACATCGACATGGCCGAGCGCATCCGTGAGATGCTGCAGTTGCGCGGCCCCTTCATCCACCTTCCCGAAGCGGGCCATCACCCCATGCTGGATCAGCCGCTGGCATTGGTGGCCGCGCTGCGCACGCTGGTGGAGATGTGGTCGATCACCTGA